In the Brassica napus cultivar Da-Ae chromosome A7, Da-Ae, whole genome shotgun sequence genome, one interval contains:
- the LOC106354132 gene encoding transcription factor bHLH160-like isoform X2 codes for MSDHQILESSLLDDLFHIPAETIVEEFREKDDTFRAHSESKGKEVVIVLHDEDAHGSSSGAAKKQERNANERLRRMRLHASYLTLGTLLPDHSSSSKKKWCAPSIMDRVVSYIPKLLNEVEELTLRKKKLVEAIESKKSQRLERQDPHTLAISVLELGRSGDEAVVQISMEKEKEEEFSNLLHVLEMQGSSILSASTSLVCRDQRVVCYNFHVKMDEKPCEGDDYITVLKNNIISSLS; via the exons ATGTCCGACCATCAGATTTTAGAATCCAGTTTACTCGACGATCTCTTCCATATCCCTGCAGAAACAATCGTTGAGGAGTTCCGAGAGAAGGACGACACTTTTCGAGCTCACTCAGAAAGCAAAGGGAAGGAAGTAGTAATAGTGTTGCATGATGAAGATGCTCATGGCTCATCAAGTGGTGCAGCAAAGAAACAAGAACGTAACGCCAATGAGCGTCTAAGGAGGATGAGACTTCATGCCTCTTACCTCACTCTCGGCACTCTTCTTCCTGATCATTCGTCTTCCTCCAAG AAGAAATGGTGTGCACCGTCTATAATGGATAGAGTGGTCAGTTACATTCCCAAGCTACTTAATGAAGTTGAAGAGCTAACTCTCAGGAAGAAAAAGCTTGTAGAAGCTATCGAGAGCAAGAAGTCCCAGAGATTGGAGCGGCAAGATCCTCACACTCTAGCGATCTCAGTTCTTGAACTGGGGAGGTCAGGTGATGAGGCTGTTGTGCAGATAAGCatggaaaaggaaaaagaagaagaattctCGAACTTGCTTCACGTATTGGAGATGCAAGGTTCGAGTATTTTAAGTGCTTCTACATCTCTAGTGTGCCGAGATCAAAGGGTGGTTTGCTACAACTTCCATGTTAAG ATGGATGAGAAGCCATGTGAAGGTGATGACTACATCACAGTGTTGAAGAACAACATCATTTCTTCCCTCTCTTGA
- the LOC106354132 gene encoding transcription factor bHLH160-like isoform X1: MSDHQILESSLLDDLFHIPAETIVEEFREKDDTFRAHSESKGKEVVIVLHDEDAHGSSSGAAKKQERNANERLRRMRLHASYLTLGTLLPDHSSSSKKKWCAPSIMDRVVSYIPKLLNEVEELTLRKKKLVEAIESKKSQRLERQDPHTLAISVLELGRSGDEAVVQISMEKEKEEEFSNLLHVLEMQGSSILSASTSLVCRDQRVVCYNFHVKLIVFSYIYFFIFKFFCTISSQCASQ, encoded by the exons ATGTCCGACCATCAGATTTTAGAATCCAGTTTACTCGACGATCTCTTCCATATCCCTGCAGAAACAATCGTTGAGGAGTTCCGAGAGAAGGACGACACTTTTCGAGCTCACTCAGAAAGCAAAGGGAAGGAAGTAGTAATAGTGTTGCATGATGAAGATGCTCATGGCTCATCAAGTGGTGCAGCAAAGAAACAAGAACGTAACGCCAATGAGCGTCTAAGGAGGATGAGACTTCATGCCTCTTACCTCACTCTCGGCACTCTTCTTCCTGATCATTCGTCTTCCTCCAAG AAGAAATGGTGTGCACCGTCTATAATGGATAGAGTGGTCAGTTACATTCCCAAGCTACTTAATGAAGTTGAAGAGCTAACTCTCAGGAAGAAAAAGCTTGTAGAAGCTATCGAGAGCAAGAAGTCCCAGAGATTGGAGCGGCAAGATCCTCACACTCTAGCGATCTCAGTTCTTGAACTGGGGAGGTCAGGTGATGAGGCTGTTGTGCAGATAAGCatggaaaaggaaaaagaagaagaattctCGAACTTGCTTCACGTATTGGAGATGCAAGGTTCGAGTATTTTAAGTGCTTCTACATCTCTAGTGTGCCGAGATCAAAGGGTGGTTTGCTACAACTTCCATGTTAAGTTAATTGTTTTCTCTTATATatacttctttatttttaagttctTTTGTACAATATCAAGCCAATGTGCTAGTCAATAG
- the LOC106354128 gene encoding pentatricopeptide repeat-containing protein At1g71210, mitochondrial: MLLRRRILSLSASLRSCNHSTRDALSSPSNFSSLTKPPIAAGDILIREVKDWFKLDAPPQSHDLINRICDILKSPSSDGDDRAFYHHLTSLRLRLTEKFVLDVLNHTRYDLHSCLKFFDWAAHQPSFHHTRATFHAIFKILRGANHFRLIVEFLDGSDGFEGYRHSLRLCDALVIGYAVAGRTDVALQHFGHMRFRGLDLDTFGYHVLLNALVEEKCFDTVDVIHEQISARGFVCAVTHSILVKKLCKQGELDEAEAYLRALLPDDPDGCGAGLGILIDSLCSQEKFQKATKLLDDIKVVGTVPMDRAYSIWIKSLIGAGLLDNIEGFLQQISPLEGCEIEVVRYNSLISKLLKENNLGSVYDILTEMMVRGVLPNKKTMNAALCFFCKAGLVDEALELYRSRSEIGFAPTSMSYSYLVRTLCGDRRVEQAYDVFKGAMDRGHFLGGKTFCILANALCWNGKADMAKELVIVASERDALPKFLGGCKVIPALCDAGKVDDAILINELFNRSGVATTFGMFVSLIYGTIRLMRGDKAAKLIVRMQEKGYTPTYSLYRNVIRCVCAMESGDRSCFTTLLNYQLSRWEHKVGTYNLFIEGAGFAGNPKLARLVYDLIGRNGFTPTLDSNILMLQCYLKNERIADALHFFYELREKGEVKKRLYHVMIVGLCRGNRLDDAMHFLEEMKGEGRHPSIECYEVLVQKLCNRERYEEAVGLVNEFRKSGRRITSFIGNVLLYNAIKSKGVYEAWTRMRDVEEKIPEMKALGELIGVFSGRVEMEGELKRLDEVIEKCYPLDMYTYNMLLKRVVMNRAEDAFELVERIARRGYKPNERTERILDRARRILGNLNSRANLVRSGWDSRQGQLEY, from the coding sequence CGCCTCCGCAAAGCCACGACCTAATCAACCGCATCTGCGACATCCTCAAATCGCCTTCAAGCGACGGAGATGACCGCGCCTTCTACCACCACCTCACCTCCCTCCGCCTCCGCCTCACGGAGAAGTTCGTCCTCGACGTGCTCAACCACACGCGCTACGACCTCCACTCGTGCCTCAAGTTCTTCGACTGGGCCGCTCACCAGCCCAGCTTCCACCACACGCGCGCCACGTTCCACGCCATCTTCAAGATCCTCCGCGGCGCCAACCACTTCCGCCTCATCGTCGAGTTCCTAGACGGCAGCGACGGCTTCGAAGGCTACCGCCACTCGCTCCGTCTCTGCGACGCGCTCGTGATCGGCTACGCCGTCGCCGGACGCACCGACGTGGCGCTCCAGCATTTTGGGCACATGAGGTTCCGAGGTCTGGATTTGGATACGTTTGGGTATCACGTGCTGTTGAATGCGCTTGTGGAGGAGAAGTGTTTCGATACCGTTGACGTGATCCACGAACAGATCTCCGCGCGTGGGTTTGTCTGCGCGGTTACGCATTCGATTTtggttaagaagttgtgtaagCAAGGGGAGCTTGATGAGGCTGAGGCTTATCTACGCGCCTTGCTCCCTGATGATCCTGATGGTTGTGGAGCTGGTTTAGGGATTTTGATTGATTCTCTATGCTCTCAGGAGAAGTTTCAGAAAGCTACTAAGTTGTTAGATGATATTAAAGTAGTTGGGACAGTTCCTATGGACCGTGCTTATAGCATTTGGATTAAGTCTCTTATTGGAGCTGGATTGTTGGATAATATCGAAGGTTTCTTGCAGCAGATTAGTCCTTTGGAAGGCTGTGAGATTGAAGTCGTTAGGTATAACTCTCTGATCTCGAAGCTTTTGAAAGAGAACAATCTTGGGAGTGTTTATGATATATTGACTGAGATGATGGTGCGTGGAGTTTTGCCTAACAAGAAGACGATGAACGCTGCGTTGTGTTTCTTTTGCAAAGCCGGTTTAGTAGACGAAGCTCTTGAGTTGTACCGGTCGAGGTCTGAGATTGGATTCGCTCCTACCTCCATGTCTTACAGCTATCTGGTTCGGACTCTTTGTGGAGACAGGCGTGTGGAGCAAGCTTATGATGTCTTTAAGGGAGCGATGGACAGGGGGCATTTTCTCGGCGGGAAGACGTTTTGTATACTTGCAAACGCTTTGTGCTGGAACGGGAAGGCTGACATGGCCAAGGAGCTGGTTATTGTTGCATCAGAGCGCGACGCGTTGCCTAAGTTTCTAGGTGGTTGCAAGGTTATACCGGCTCTTTGCGACGCTGGGAAAGTGGACGACGCTATTTTGATCAACGAGCTGTTCAATAGAAGCGGTGTAGCCACCACGTTTGGGATGTTCGTCAGCTTGATATACGGGACGATCAGGTTGATGAGGGGAGACAAAGCTGCTAAACTTATCGTCAGAATGCAGGAAAAGGGCTACACTCCGACATATAGTCTCTATCGAAATGTTATCCGATGTGTTTGCGCGATGGAGAGCGGTGACAGAAGCTGTTTCACCACGTTGCTAAATTATCAGTTGTCTCGTTGGGAACACAAAGTTGGAACCTACAATCTCTTCATCGAAGGAGCAGGGTTTGCAGGGAACCCGAAACTCGCGAGATTAGTGTATGATCTGATAGGTAGAAACGGTTTCACGCCGACGCTGGATTCGAACATCCTCATGCTTCAGTGTTATCTCAAAAACGAAAGAATCGCTGACGCCCTCCATTTTTTCTATGAACTGCGGGAAAAAGGTGAGGTCAAAAAAAGGCTTTACCATGTAATGATCGTTGGCCTCTGTAGAGGGAATAGATTGGACGACGCTATGCATTTCTTGGAAGAGATGAAGGGAGAAGGGAGACATCCTAGTATCGAATGTTACGAAGTACTCGTGCAGAAGCTATGCAACAGAGAAAGGTACGAGGAGGCGGTTGGGTTAGTCAATGAGTTCAGGAAAAGCGGGCGGCGGATCACATCTTTCATCGGTAATGTTCTTTTGTATAACGCGATAAAGAGCAAAGGGGTGTATGAGGCGTGGACACGGATGAGAGATGTGGAAGAGAAGATCCCTGAGATGAAGGCTCTTGGTGAGTTGATAGGAGTGTTCTCAGGGAGAGTCGAAATGGAAGGAGAACTGAAGCGGTTAGATGAAGTTATAGAGAAATGCTATCCTCTGGATATGTACACGTACAATATGCTGTTGAAAAGGGTTGTGATGAATCGGGCGGAAGATGCGTTTGAGTTGGTTGAAAGAATAGCTCGGAGAGGGTATAAGCCTAATGAACGGACTGAAAGGATCCTTGATCGGGCTCGGCGCATACTAGGTAATCTCAATTCTCGGGCAAACTTAGTGAGGAGTGGTTGGGACAGCAGACAAGGGCAGCTTGAATATTGA